One Methylobacterium oryzae DNA window includes the following coding sequences:
- a CDS encoding ribose-phosphate pyrophosphokinase: protein MKSSIKIIAGNASRPLAEAIAAYLELPLAKCMVRRFADMEIFVELQENVRGEDVFIVQSTSFPANDHLMELLIMIDAARRSSARRITAVIPYFGYARQDRRTSGRTPISAKLVANLITEAGADRVLTLDLHAGQIQGFFDIPTDNLFAAPVMVRDIKERLPSADRMVVSPDVGGVVRARAIAKRIDCPLAIVDKRRERPGESEVMNIIGEVEGRSCILVDDIVDSGGTLVNAAEALLNAGAKDVSAYITHGVLSGGAVSRIAASRMKELVITDSIQPTQAVKLARNIRVATIAPLLGEAIGRTATESSVSSLFD from the coding sequence ATGAAATCCTCGATCAAGATCATCGCCGGGAATGCCAGCCGGCCCCTGGCCGAGGCGATCGCGGCCTATCTCGAATTGCCGCTCGCCAAGTGCATGGTCCGGCGCTTCGCCGACATGGAGATCTTCGTCGAGCTCCAGGAGAACGTGCGCGGCGAGGACGTGTTCATCGTCCAGTCGACCTCGTTCCCGGCGAACGACCACCTGATGGAGCTGCTGATCATGATCGACGCCGCGCGCCGGTCTTCGGCCCGGCGCATCACGGCGGTGATCCCGTATTTCGGCTACGCGCGGCAGGACCGGCGCACCTCCGGCCGCACCCCGATCTCGGCCAAGCTGGTGGCGAACCTGATCACGGAGGCCGGCGCCGACCGCGTCCTGACCCTCGACCTCCACGCCGGCCAGATCCAGGGCTTCTTCGACATCCCCACTGACAACTTGTTCGCCGCCCCCGTGATGGTACGCGACATCAAGGAGCGGCTGCCGAGCGCCGACCGGATGGTGGTCTCGCCGGACGTCGGCGGCGTGGTCCGGGCGCGCGCCATCGCCAAGCGGATCGACTGCCCGCTCGCCATCGTCGACAAGCGCCGCGAGCGCCCCGGCGAGTCCGAGGTGATGAACATCATCGGCGAGGTCGAGGGCCGCTCCTGCATCCTCGTGGACGACATCGTCGATTCGGGCGGCACCCTGGTCAACGCCGCCGAGGCCCTGCTCAACGCCGGCGCCAAGGACGTCTCGGCCTACATCACGCACGGCGTGCTGTCGGGCGGCGCGGTCTCGCGCATCGCCGCCTCGCGGATGAAGGAGCTGGTGATCACCGACTCGATCCAGCCGACGCAGGCCGTCAAGCTCGCCCGCAACATCCGGGTGGCGACGATCGCGCCGCTGCTCGGCGAGGCGATCGGCCGGACCGCGACCGAATCCAGCGTCTCCAGCCTGTTCGACTGA
- a CDS encoding MFS transporter, with protein sequence MTAPLDAKARLGLTLIAGGAVANIYYNQPLLGLIVAEFGDRAALWVPTTALVGYGLGIVGLVPLGDALPRRALIVGQCLGLALALLAVGLAPNLACLALAHLVVGVLSCAAQQAVPFAAELAPDASRGRIVGQVMTGLLTGILLARTASGFLGAHLGWRPVFLVASVLALAMAGIARATLPHTVQTHPLRYRALMLSILHLARTQPVLRTASLSQALLFAGFNAFWATLALLVEAPPFGLTAAGAGLFGVIGVCGAFVAPISGRFTDRRGAKPVVLGGSLLVALSFVVLWGGGTWSLAAVALGVLLIDIGMNGALIANQTRAYALVPGARGRINTVLFTTLFVFGALGAYAGSQAFLLVGWPGVCAVGLAFSALAVLVAARDPHPPGARPT encoded by the coding sequence GTGACCGCACCCCTCGACGCGAAGGCCCGGCTCGGCCTGACGCTGATCGCCGGCGGGGCCGTGGCCAACATCTACTACAACCAGCCGCTGCTCGGCCTGATCGTGGCCGAGTTCGGCGACCGCGCCGCCCTGTGGGTGCCGACCACGGCCCTGGTCGGCTACGGGCTCGGCATCGTCGGGCTCGTGCCGCTCGGCGACGCCCTGCCGCGCCGCGCCCTGATCGTGGGGCAGTGCCTCGGCCTCGCCCTGGCCCTGCTCGCCGTGGGCCTCGCGCCGAACCTCGCCTGCCTCGCGCTCGCCCATCTGGTGGTCGGCGTGCTGTCCTGCGCGGCCCAGCAGGCGGTCCCGTTCGCGGCCGAGCTCGCCCCGGACGCGAGCCGCGGGCGGATCGTCGGCCAGGTCATGACCGGGCTCCTCACCGGCATCCTGCTCGCCCGCACGGCGAGCGGCTTCCTGGGGGCGCATCTCGGCTGGCGGCCGGTCTTCCTGGTCGCCTCCGTGCTGGCGCTCGCCATGGCAGGCATCGCGCGGGCCACCCTCCCCCACACGGTGCAGACGCACCCGCTGCGCTACCGCGCCCTGATGCTGTCGATCCTCCACCTCGCCCGCACGCAGCCGGTGCTGCGCACGGCGAGCCTGTCGCAGGCGCTGCTGTTCGCGGGCTTCAACGCCTTCTGGGCGACCCTGGCCCTGTTGGTCGAGGCGCCGCCCTTCGGCCTCACCGCCGCCGGGGCCGGGCTGTTCGGCGTGATCGGCGTCTGCGGGGCCTTCGTGGCGCCGATCTCGGGCCGCTTCACCGACCGCCGGGGCGCGAAGCCCGTGGTCCTCGGCGGCAGCCTGCTGGTCGCCCTGTCCTTCGTGGTCCTGTGGGGCGGGGGCACGTGGTCGCTCGCCGCGGTGGCGCTCGGCGTGCTGCTCATCGACATCGGCATGAACGGCGCGCTCATCGCCAATCAGACCCGGGCCTACGCGCTGGTCCCGGGCGCGCGGGGCCGCATCAACACCGTGCTGTTCACCACCCTGTTCGTGTTCGGGGCGCTCGGCGCCTATGCCGGTTCGCAGGCCTTCCTGCTCGTGGGCTGGCCGGGCGTCTGCGCGGTCGGCCTCGCCTTCTCGGCGCTGGCCGTGCTCGTGGCGGCCCGCGACCCGCACCCGCCGGGGGCTCGGCCTACTTGA
- the cobD gene encoding threonine-phosphate decarboxylase CobD: MDHSVWSVPAREAAPIAHGGDLGGLRQAFPDAPEPWLDLSTGINPVPYPVPALEASAWARLPEAAEVRALREAAAAAYGAPDADHVVPAPGTQVLIETLPRLLAPTRVAVLGPTYAEHAAAWARAGHAVAEVSSVDALGAARVAVIVDPNNPDGRTHPLAERRALAAALGRRGGLLVADEAFADLEPVESLCPHVSAPDSGPGTVVLRSFGKTYGLAGLRLGFAVAEPGTAARIAAALGPWAVSGPALAIGRAALSDAGWRVEAARARAADAGRLDRMIARAGGRVVGGTCLFRTADFPDGPDLYRRLAAAGIAVRRFAGRPERLRFGLPPDRAGWCRLSRVLK, translated from the coding sequence ATGGACCATTCGGTGTGGAGCGTTCCCGCGCGTGAGGCCGCCCCGATCGCGCATGGCGGCGATCTCGGCGGGCTCCGACAAGCCTTTCCCGACGCGCCGGAGCCCTGGCTCGACCTCTCGACGGGGATCAACCCGGTCCCCTATCCCGTGCCCGCGCTGGAGGCCAGCGCCTGGGCGCGCCTGCCCGAGGCCGCCGAGGTCCGCGCGCTCCGGGAGGCCGCCGCCGCGGCCTACGGCGCGCCGGACGCCGACCACGTCGTGCCCGCGCCCGGCACGCAGGTCCTGATCGAGACCCTGCCCCGGCTCCTGGCCCCGACCCGGGTCGCGGTTCTCGGGCCGACCTACGCCGAGCACGCCGCCGCCTGGGCGCGGGCCGGGCACGCGGTGGCGGAGGTCTCGAGCGTCGACGCCCTCGGCGCGGCCCGGGTGGCGGTGATCGTCGATCCCAACAACCCGGACGGGCGGACCCATCCCCTGGCCGAGCGCCGGGCGCTCGCCGCGGCGCTCGGCCGGCGCGGCGGCCTGCTCGTCGCCGACGAGGCCTTCGCCGACCTCGAGCCGGTGGAGAGCCTGTGCCCGCACGTCTCCGCACCGGACTCGGGGCCCGGCACCGTGGTGCTGCGCTCCTTCGGCAAGACCTACGGGCTCGCCGGCCTGCGCCTCGGCTTCGCGGTCGCCGAGCCCGGCACGGCGGCCCGGATCGCCGCGGCGCTCGGACCCTGGGCGGTGTCGGGCCCGGCCCTGGCGATCGGGCGCGCGGCCCTGTCGGACGCGGGCTGGCGCGTCGAGGCCGCCCGGGCCCGGGCCGCGGATGCGGGCCGCCTCGACCGGATGATCGCCCGGGCCGGCGGCCGGGTCGTCGGCGGCACCTGCCTGTTCCGGACCGCCGATTTCCCCGACGGGCCGGACCTCTACCGGCGGCTGGCGGCGGCCGGCATCGCGGTGCGGCGCTTCGCCGGGCGCCCGGAGCGCCTGCGCTTCGGGCTTCCGCCCGACAGGGCGGGCTGGTGTCGGCTGTCGCGGGTGCTCAAGTAG
- a CDS encoding DUF4170 domain-containing protein — protein sequence MTTEIDSDQRLHLVFGGELQDLDGVRFRDIKNLDIVGIFPDYATAQAAWRAKAQATVDSAQTRYFVVHLHRLLEPPAP from the coding sequence ATGACGACGGAAATCGACAGCGACCAGAGACTGCACTTGGTGTTCGGCGGTGAATTGCAGGATCTCGACGGGGTCCGGTTCCGGGACATCAAGAACCTCGACATCGTCGGCATCTTCCCGGACTACGCCACCGCCCAGGCCGCGTGGCGGGCCAAGGCCCAGGCCACCGTCGACAGCGCGCAGACGCGCTACTTCGTGGTGCACCTGCACCGGCTGCTGGAGCCGCCGGCCCCCTGA
- a CDS encoding phage holin family protein, with amino-acid sequence MTYGSDPRQTGPSTGSSTGPSSIQSLIGDALRETNELARKEIALFRAEMAGNVRQLIVGLACMVGSAVFAVVALLVLIGAFVKWLATIVGSEWLSALIVGGVLLLLALGMALWARSVLSLSTLAPKRTTRQVRQDAQALSERVSG; translated from the coding sequence ATGACCTACGGCTCCGACCCGCGCCAGACGGGCCCATCCACGGGTTCCTCCACGGGCCCCTCCAGCATCCAGAGCCTGATCGGCGACGCCCTGCGGGAGACCAACGAGCTCGCCCGCAAGGAGATCGCGCTGTTCCGGGCCGAGATGGCCGGCAACGTCCGCCAGCTCATCGTCGGCCTCGCCTGCATGGTCGGCTCGGCGGTGTTCGCCGTGGTCGCCCTGCTGGTGCTGATCGGCGCCTTCGTGAAGTGGCTCGCCACCATCGTAGGCTCCGAGTGGCTCTCGGCCCTGATCGTCGGCGGCGTTCTGCTGCTCCTCGCCCTCGGGATGGCCCTGTGGGCGCGCAGCGTCCTCTCCCTCTCGACCCTGGCCCCGAAGCGCACGACGCGCCAGGTCCGCCAGGATGCCCAGGCCCTCTCGGAGCGCGTGTCCGGATGA
- the glgX gene encoding glycogen debranching protein GlgX, whose product MIAVDDGVPAPLGAHFDGRGVNFALFSEHATAVDICLFEPGERHETRTVRLPCRTDDVWHGYLRGVLPGQLYGYRVHGPWDPAAGHRFNASKLVLDPYAREIRGRIRWHDALYGHRRGGGREDRIDRRDSAVYMPRCVVTAPEVPDLALNPVRRPLAETVVYEAHVKALTRTHPDIPEAERGTYGALAHPAIIEHLVKLGVTALELLPIQAFADDRFLVEKGLVNFWGYQPLGYFAPEPRYLGEGGLGGLKAAIRELNAAGIETWLDVVYNHTAEGDHTGPTLSFRGIDNASYYKLDPADPRRNRDCTGCGNTFDASHPRVMQLVLDSLRHWVTAYGIAGFRFDLASSLGRAPFAFTPQAAFFQAVAQDPVLARVKMVAEPWDVGEGGYQLGGYPRGWSEWNDKFRDAARGFWKGDSATLAKVTQGLTGSREVFAPSGRSPLASVNFIASHDGYTLADTVSYEEKHNEANGEDNRDGHNHNVSRNYGVEGDTDDAAILALRARQKRNMLATVMLAQGVPMLLMGDERSRSQGGNNNAYAQDNPTSWMDWSVDPDPALTDFVANLLALRRAQPALRRRRFFTGALIDPDEPLRDVHWLSPEGIEMEVRHWSDDGLQVFGMQIGNDGDPGERLLMLFNAGAEAVSFRLAPVIGGPWTPAFDTGEPAGARAPGAPAIAAGTAVPLPGRTVLVLTAPGTETGNRGGWVPGR is encoded by the coding sequence ATGATCGCCGTCGACGACGGGGTACCGGCACCGCTCGGCGCCCATTTCGACGGGCGCGGCGTCAACTTCGCCCTGTTCTCCGAGCACGCCACCGCGGTCGACATCTGCCTGTTCGAGCCGGGGGAGCGGCACGAGACCCGCACGGTGCGGCTGCCCTGCCGGACCGACGACGTCTGGCACGGCTACCTGCGCGGCGTGCTGCCGGGCCAGCTCTACGGCTACCGAGTGCACGGCCCCTGGGACCCGGCGGCGGGCCACCGGTTCAACGCCTCGAAGCTCGTCCTCGACCCCTACGCGCGGGAGATCCGCGGCCGGATCCGCTGGCACGACGCGCTCTACGGCCACCGCCGGGGCGGCGGGCGCGAGGACCGGATCGACCGGCGCGACAGCGCGGTCTACATGCCGCGCTGCGTGGTCACCGCGCCGGAGGTGCCCGACCTCGCCCTCAACCCGGTCCGCCGGCCGCTCGCCGAGACGGTGGTGTACGAGGCGCACGTCAAGGCGCTGACCCGCACCCATCCCGACATTCCCGAGGCGGAGCGCGGCACCTACGGGGCGCTCGCCCACCCGGCGATCATCGAGCACCTCGTCAAGCTCGGCGTCACCGCCCTGGAGCTGCTGCCGATCCAGGCCTTCGCGGACGACCGCTTCCTGGTGGAGAAGGGGCTCGTCAATTTCTGGGGCTATCAGCCCCTGGGCTACTTCGCCCCGGAGCCGCGCTACCTGGGGGAAGGCGGCCTCGGCGGCCTGAAGGCGGCGATCCGGGAGCTGAACGCCGCCGGGATCGAGACCTGGCTCGACGTGGTCTACAACCACACCGCCGAGGGCGACCATACCGGCCCGACCCTGTCGTTCCGCGGCATCGACAACGCCAGCTACTACAAGCTCGACCCCGCCGACCCGCGCCGCAACCGCGACTGCACCGGCTGCGGCAACACCTTCGACGCGAGCCACCCGCGGGTGATGCAGCTCGTGCTCGATTCCCTGCGCCACTGGGTCACCGCCTACGGCATCGCGGGCTTCCGCTTCGACCTCGCCTCGAGCCTCGGGCGGGCGCCCTTCGCCTTCACCCCGCAGGCGGCGTTCTTCCAGGCCGTGGCGCAGGACCCGGTGCTGGCGCGGGTCAAGATGGTGGCCGAGCCGTGGGATGTCGGGGAGGGCGGCTACCAGCTCGGCGGCTACCCGCGCGGCTGGAGCGAGTGGAACGACAAGTTCCGCGACGCCGCCCGGGGCTTCTGGAAGGGCGATTCCGCCACGCTCGCCAAGGTCACGCAGGGGCTGACCGGCTCGCGCGAGGTGTTCGCCCCGTCCGGGCGCTCGCCGCTGGCCAGCGTCAACTTCATCGCCAGCCACGACGGCTACACGCTCGCCGACACGGTGTCGTACGAGGAGAAGCACAACGAGGCCAACGGCGAGGACAACCGCGACGGCCATAACCACAACGTCAGCCGCAACTACGGCGTCGAGGGCGACACCGACGACGCGGCGATCCTCGCCCTGCGCGCCCGCCAGAAGCGCAACATGCTGGCGACGGTGATGCTGGCCCAGGGCGTCCCGATGCTGCTCATGGGCGACGAGCGCTCCCGCAGCCAGGGCGGCAACAACAACGCCTACGCCCAGGACAACCCGACGAGCTGGATGGACTGGAGCGTCGATCCGGATCCGGCCCTCACGGACTTCGTGGCCAACCTGCTGGCCCTGCGCCGGGCCCAACCGGCCCTGCGGCGGCGGCGCTTCTTCACGGGCGCGCTGATCGACCCCGACGAGCCCCTGCGCGACGTGCACTGGCTCTCCCCCGAGGGCATCGAGATGGAGGTCCGGCACTGGTCCGACGACGGGCTCCAGGTGTTCGGCATGCAGATCGGCAACGACGGCGACCCGGGCGAGCGCCTGCTGATGCTGTTCAATGCCGGGGCGGAGGCCGTCAGCTTCCGCCTCGCCCCGGTGATCGGCGGCCCGTGGACGCCGGCCTTCGACACGGGCGAGCCCGCGGGCGCCCGCGCCCCCGGCGCGCCGGCGATCGCGGCCGGGACCGCCGTGCCGCTGCCGGGCCGCACGGTCCTGGTGCTCACCGCGCCGGGCACCGAGACCGGCAACCGGGGCGGCTGGGTGCCGGGCCGGTAG
- a CDS encoding DUF3618 domain-containing protein encodes MNDLEKEIEESRARLDDTIDRIQGRLSVPNLVDEMLGNARRVPALNTTYDSALEAVRRNPVPVLLIAAGVGLLFNRMARDAQRRRTEVSAERVPTLNTGAARGYDPDRPTVRPARDPLDTTEI; translated from the coding sequence ATGAACGACCTCGAGAAGGAGATCGAGGAGAGCCGCGCCCGGCTCGACGATACGATCGACCGCATCCAGGGCCGGCTCTCGGTGCCGAATCTCGTGGACGAGATGCTGGGCAATGCCCGGCGGGTGCCGGCGCTGAACACGACCTACGATTCGGCCCTGGAGGCGGTGCGCCGCAATCCCGTGCCGGTGCTGCTGATCGCGGCAGGCGTCGGCCTGCTGTTCAACCGGATGGCCCGCGACGCCCAGCGCCGCCGCACCGAGGTCTCGGCCGAGCGCGTGCCCACCCTGAACACCGGCGCGGCGCGCGGCTACGACCCCGACCGCCCGACGGTCCGCCCGGCCCGCGATCCGCTGGACACGACCGAGATCTGA
- a CDS encoding alpha,alpha-trehalose-phosphate synthase (UDP-forming), translated as MARLVIVSNRVAVPEEGGKAVAAGGLAVAVKEAFTAYEGLWFGWSGTITDEPSEEPTLIDRGRVQYAVVDLSPQDHLEYYAGFANRALWPIMHYRLGLGAFSRSDYAGYSRVNRTFARALAKLVEPDDIIWVHDYHLLPLAAELRGLGLDNPIGYFHHIPWPAADVFNSLPASTELLRAIVDYDLIGLQTEADVQNLQRNLVDTQRAIPLGGGSLMVDGRRTRIRAFPIGIDVAGFKEAAEKANSNKVVRETIAGLRTRKLLIGVDRLDYSKGVPERMEAVESFFASNPDQRGNVTYIQITPKSRSEVPEYEQLAREVNEKVGEINGSLGDPAWTPIQYITKAYPRPVLAGLYRAARVGLVTPMRDGMNLVAKEYVVAQSEDDPGVLVLSKFAGAARQLPEALLINPYDRFEVAEAIRAALYMPKAERLARWKPMVERMTREDVDWWARNFLAELENFRTVEREPPTAAAAAE; from the coding sequence GTGGCACGCCTTGTGATCGTATCGAACCGCGTCGCCGTCCCGGAGGAGGGCGGCAAGGCGGTGGCGGCGGGCGGCCTCGCCGTCGCGGTCAAGGAGGCCTTCACGGCCTACGAAGGTCTGTGGTTCGGCTGGAGCGGCACCATCACGGACGAGCCGTCCGAGGAGCCGACGCTGATTGATCGGGGCCGGGTCCAGTACGCCGTCGTCGACCTCTCGCCGCAGGATCACCTGGAATACTACGCCGGCTTCGCGAATCGCGCCCTGTGGCCGATCATGCATTACCGGCTCGGGCTCGGCGCCTTCTCGCGCTCGGACTATGCCGGCTACAGCCGCGTGAACCGGACCTTCGCGCGGGCGCTGGCCAAGCTGGTCGAGCCCGACGACATCATCTGGGTCCACGATTACCACCTGCTGCCGCTCGCCGCCGAGCTGCGCGGACTCGGGCTCGACAACCCGATCGGCTACTTCCACCACATCCCCTGGCCCGCCGCCGACGTGTTCAACTCGCTGCCGGCGAGCACCGAACTACTGCGCGCCATCGTCGACTACGACCTGATCGGCCTGCAGACCGAGGCGGACGTCCAGAACCTGCAGCGCAACCTCGTCGATACCCAGCGGGCGATCCCGCTCGGCGGCGGCTCGCTGATGGTCGACGGCCGCCGGACCCGGATCCGCGCCTTCCCGATCGGCATCGACGTCGCGGGCTTCAAGGAGGCCGCCGAGAAGGCCAATTCCAACAAGGTCGTGCGCGAGACCATCGCGGGCCTGCGCACCCGCAAGCTGCTGATCGGCGTCGACCGGCTCGACTATTCCAAGGGCGTGCCCGAGCGGATGGAGGCGGTGGAGAGCTTCTTCGCCTCGAATCCCGACCAGCGCGGCAACGTCACCTACATCCAGATCACGCCGAAATCCCGCAGCGAGGTGCCGGAATACGAGCAGCTCGCCCGCGAGGTGAACGAGAAGGTCGGCGAGATCAACGGCTCGCTCGGCGACCCGGCCTGGACGCCGATCCAGTACATCACCAAGGCCTATCCGCGGCCCGTGCTGGCCGGCCTCTACCGGGCCGCCCGGGTCGGGCTCGTCACGCCGATGCGCGACGGCATGAACCTCGTCGCCAAGGAGTACGTCGTCGCCCAGAGCGAGGACGATCCGGGGGTGCTGGTCCTGTCGAAATTCGCCGGCGCCGCCCGGCAGCTGCCCGAGGCGCTGCTGATCAACCCCTACGACCGGTTCGAGGTCGCCGAGGCGATCCGCGCGGCCCTCTACATGCCGAAGGCCGAGCGGCTGGCGCGCTGGAAGCCGATGGTCGAGCGCATGACCCGCGAGGACGTCGACTGGTGGGCGCGCAACTTCCTGGCGGAACTCGAGAACTTCCGCACGGTCGAGCGCGAGCCGCCCACCGCCGCCGCGGCCGCCGAATAG
- a CDS encoding malonate--CoA ligase yields the protein MTNHLFSLVRDGAADPAKTVIETPDGRRYAYADLIARSGAYAAALRAAGVAPGDRVAVQVEKSPEVIFLYLGAVRAGAVFLPLNTAYTPAEIGYFLGDAEPTVFVCDPGRRDALAEAAAGVRQVWTLDAAGGGSAAEAADRAADAGAAFADVPRGPEDLAAILYTSGTTGRSKGAMLTHDNLASNARTLVAYWRFTADDVLIHALPVFHTHGLFVATNTVLASGGSMLFLPRLDPKLILSLMPRATALMGVPTFYTRLLKEPGLTPEAARGMRLFVSGSAPLLAETHREWQARTGHAILERYGMTETNMSTSNPYAGDRVAGTVGFPLPGVSLRVVDPETGAALGPDAVGMIEVKGPNVFQGYWRMPEKTAAEFRADGFFITGDLGKVDGRGYVHIVGRGKDLIISGGFNVYPKEVETEIDALPGVVESAVIGLAHPDFGEAVTAVVVGGAGCPDEAGVQAALEGRLARFKCPKRVLFVDELPRNTMGKVQKNLLREAHAGLYRD from the coding sequence ATGACGAACCACCTCTTCTCCCTGGTGCGGGACGGCGCCGCCGATCCCGCCAAGACCGTGATCGAGACGCCGGACGGGCGCCGCTACGCGTACGCGGACCTGATCGCCCGCTCCGGCGCCTACGCGGCGGCCCTGCGGGCGGCGGGCGTCGCGCCCGGCGACCGGGTGGCCGTGCAGGTCGAGAAGAGCCCCGAGGTGATCTTCCTGTATCTCGGCGCGGTCCGGGCCGGCGCCGTGTTCCTGCCGCTCAACACCGCCTACACCCCGGCGGAGATCGGCTACTTCCTGGGCGACGCCGAGCCGACCGTGTTCGTCTGCGACCCGGGCCGGCGCGACGCGCTCGCCGAGGCCGCCGCCGGCGTCCGGCAGGTCTGGACCCTCGACGCGGCGGGCGGCGGCAGCGCCGCGGAGGCTGCTGACCGGGCCGCCGATGCGGGCGCCGCCTTCGCGGACGTGCCCCGGGGTCCGGAGGATCTCGCGGCGATCCTCTACACCTCGGGCACGACCGGGCGCTCCAAGGGCGCCATGCTGACCCACGACAACCTCGCGTCGAATGCCCGGACGCTGGTCGCGTACTGGCGCTTCACCGCCGACGACGTGCTGATCCACGCCCTGCCGGTGTTCCACACCCACGGCCTGTTCGTGGCGACCAACACGGTGCTGGCGAGCGGCGGCTCCATGCTGTTCCTGCCCCGGCTCGACCCGAAGCTGATCCTGAGCCTGATGCCGCGGGCGACCGCCCTGATGGGCGTCCCGACCTTCTACACCCGGCTCCTCAAGGAGCCGGGCCTGACGCCGGAGGCGGCCCGGGGCATGCGCCTGTTCGTGTCGGGCTCGGCGCCGCTGCTCGCCGAGACGCACCGGGAATGGCAGGCCCGCACGGGTCACGCCATCCTCGAGCGCTACGGCATGACCGAGACCAACATGAGCACCTCGAACCCCTACGCGGGGGACCGGGTCGCCGGCACGGTGGGCTTCCCCCTGCCGGGCGTGTCCCTGCGGGTGGTCGATCCCGAGACCGGCGCGGCCCTCGGGCCCGACGCGGTCGGCATGATCGAGGTGAAGGGCCCGAACGTGTTCCAGGGCTACTGGCGCATGCCCGAGAAGACCGCCGCCGAGTTCCGGGCCGACGGGTTCTTCATCACCGGCGACCTCGGCAAGGTCGACGGCCGGGGCTATGTCCACATCGTCGGGCGCGGCAAGGACCTGATCATCTCGGGGGGCTTCAACGTCTACCCGAAGGAGGTCGAGACCGAGATCGACGCCCTGCCGGGCGTGGTCGAATCCGCCGTGATCGGCCTGGCGCACCCGGATTTCGGCGAGGCCGTCACCGCCGTGGTGGTGGGCGGCGCCGGCTGCCCGGACGAGGCCGGCGTGCAGGCCGCCCTGGAGGGGCGCCTCGCCCGGTTCAAGTGCCCCAAGCGGGTCCTGTTCGTGGACGAGTTGCCGCGCAACACGATGGGCAAGGTCCAGAAGAACCTGCTCCGCGAGGCGCATGCGGGGCTGTACCGGGACTGA
- a CDS encoding malonyl-CoA decarboxylase yields MAAISFFGDLLQTISERGRDLIGIGRGDIASRASAGDLVKLCEDLISRRGEASGVALARLILDRYASFGQAERHAFLRAIALDFDADHAAVDEAIAAYRAAPSRARLGSLHEAAEPRSQELIRRLNLARGGTLSLVRMREDLFDLRRALRAGDEADPALMDAVDSLDCDFEHLFASWFNRGFLVLRHIDWTTPAHILEKIIRYEAVHAISGWDDLRARIEPPDRRCFAFFHPALADEPLIFVEVALTDQIAPAIAPILSQERKPLQPQAATTAVFYSISNCQKGLAGVTFGNFLIKQVVEDLTREVPTLKTFVTLSPVPGFAAWLARERRADSPQGLLPEDVETLRALDDPAWPADKARAETVRRALIPAAAAYFLRAKNERGRPLDPVARFHLGNGARLDRINFLGDTSKKGLAQSHGLMVNYLYDLAAIERNHETYANLGTVVAAPAVTRELRAKLPPPRAVVLAEA; encoded by the coding sequence ATGGCGGCGATCTCCTTCTTCGGCGACCTGCTTCAGACCATCAGCGAGCGCGGCCGCGACCTGATCGGGATCGGGCGCGGCGACATCGCGTCCCGGGCGAGTGCCGGCGACCTCGTCAAGCTCTGCGAGGACCTGATCTCCCGGCGCGGCGAGGCCTCCGGGGTGGCGCTGGCCCGCCTGATCCTCGACCGCTACGCGAGCTTCGGTCAGGCGGAGCGCCACGCCTTCCTGCGGGCCATCGCCCTCGACTTCGACGCGGACCACGCCGCCGTCGACGAGGCCATCGCCGCCTACCGCGCCGCCCCCTCCCGCGCCCGCCTGGGCAGCCTGCACGAGGCCGCCGAGCCGCGCAGCCAGGAGCTGATTCGCCGCCTCAACCTCGCCCGCGGCGGCACGCTCAGCCTCGTGCGGATGCGCGAGGACCTGTTCGACCTGCGCCGGGCCCTGCGCGCCGGCGACGAGGCCGACCCCGCCCTGATGGACGCCGTCGACAGCCTCGACTGCGACTTCGAGCACCTGTTCGCGTCGTGGTTCAACCGCGGCTTCCTCGTGCTGCGCCACATCGACTGGACGACGCCGGCGCACATCCTGGAGAAGATCATCCGCTACGAGGCGGTCCACGCCATCTCCGGCTGGGACGACCTGCGCGCCCGCATCGAGCCGCCGGACCGGCGCTGCTTCGCGTTCTTCCACCCGGCGCTCGCCGACGAGCCGCTGATCTTCGTCGAGGTGGCGCTCACCGACCAGATCGCCCCGGCGATCGCCCCGATCCTGTCGCAGGAGCGCAAGCCGCTGCAGCCGCAGGCGGCCACCACGGCGGTGTTCTACTCGATCTCGAACTGCCAGAAGGGCCTCGCCGGCGTGACCTTCGGCAACTTCCTGATCAAGCAGGTGGTCGAGGACCTGACCCGCGAGGTCCCCACGCTCAAGACCTTCGTGACGCTCTCGCCGGTGCCGGGCTTCGCGGCGTGGCTGGCGCGGGAGCGCCGGGCCGACAGCCCGCAGGGCCTGCTGCCCGAGGATGTAGAGACCCTGCGGGCGCTGGACGACCCGGCCTGGCCGGCCGACAAGGCCCGGGCCGAGACGGTGCGCCGGGCGCTGATCCCGGCCGCGGCCGCCTATTTCCTGCGCGCCAAGAACGAGCGCGGGCGCCCCCTCGACCCGGTGGCCCGGTTCCATCTCGGCAACGGCGCGCGCCTCGACCGGATCAACTTCCTGGGCGACACCTCCAAGAAGGGGCTGGCGCAGTCCCACGGGCTGATGGTCAACTACCTCTACGACCTCGCGGCCATCGAGCGGAACCACGAGACCTACGCCAATCTCGGCACCGTGGTGGCGGCGCCGGCGGTGACCCGGGAACTGCGCGCCAAGCTGCCGCCGCCCCGGGCCGTGGTGCTCGCCGAGGCGTAG